In bacterium, the DNA window ATGCTGTGAGCAGAATTACGGATATGCTCACAGCGGGATATACAAAAGATGCGTTTAATTTTTTAAGAGCACTTAAAAGAAAAAAGGAGCTGAAAAAATTTGGTACTCCCAGTATAAGGCCCCGCAAAAATGACTTTTTATCAACGGCTCTGCCTG includes these proteins:
- a CDS encoding EamA family transporter; the encoded protein is GRAVDKKSFLRGLILGVPNFFSSFFLLSALKKLNASFVYPAVSISVILLTAFSSRFLWGEKISKYGKIAIIIGGVAIIFLI